In the genome of Anabrus simplex isolate iqAnaSimp1 chromosome 2, ASM4041472v1, whole genome shotgun sequence, the window accgtacagtacgtgctcacacgttgctgctaggattacgatatgctgtttcatgtgccctacgtagaagtgtagaccgctgttagttggtcttcgagtcgaacgtgcgcagttgcttggttgaatgggtgggtcagaatgttgacaacacgtgcactgcgcttcattccctgtagtcgtttgccatatggaagtcgcatgttattattcctttcgtatgtatgctttctttgtaaaggtggcaaattacttttgagacttcatcatcatcatcatcatcatcatctgtttaccctccaggttcggtttttccctgggacgtagcgagggatcccacctctaccgccgcaagggcaatgtcctggagcttcagactcttggtcgggggatacaactggggagtatgaccagtacctcgcccaggcggcctcacctgctatgctgaacaggggcctggtggagggatgggaagattggaagggataggcaaggaagagggaaggaagcggccgtggccttaagttaggtaccatcccggcattcacctggagaagtgggaaaccacggaaaaccacttccaggatggctgaggtgggaatcgaacccacccctactcagttgacctcccgaggctgagtggaccccgttccagccctcgtaccacttttcaaatttcgtggcagagccgggaatcgaacccgggcctccgggggtggcagctaatcacgctaaccactacaccacagaggcggacccagcgttatgtttcaggtggtattcacaatcggtgcgtatgtggcgatatttatgatacctgattattataacttccgtagaagaatatcggagacttctgAAAGGTCTTCGTAatcgatgcctaggcgaatacgaaatgacattaaaaaatgcatgactcaagaatggttggaacccttcctgcttcaagtaacctaccgaggtacgtcttccatacgtaattccgctatttgcaacgtacaagcttcatccttgtaactctgtattcacgaggagagcggaagttcccgcttcgacaagttactgatgagttacagccttatggtcccgttttatgcctttttgatcgctctaacggtagtaattacatggcgtaaggtatcacatctgctgtacagcatttgcgtgccacagattataaactacagtgcaatacacgtttctatcaatttcgatgtgatgagactgtacaaaagggtggtgcattgacatgtctgtaattggtcttaccctatcacgttttctatgataccacgaccgccctttctatcaaaagaaaatggcctcttggaccaatcaggtgcgcaattctctaccgacagctataggcgtgtttatggtttgtacagtatagtaacatttcgtaaaaattagtagagtactggacaccgctctacataaaatggtacagtgtttttgagatggacctcacttactgcctcttgtaccatttttccattgtgcggggaaatctacatcgggttaactgcacataacattgctgtaaggtgttgcgcaagatgggactaagaggcatttacgtcctagctggttgcatatattcgggaaaaaataagggcagctgtaccacccggtatattacaTTCTTTTCACCCTTACATTTCCTCTTTTATATCATTCACGCTTCAAATTATGAAATTCCAATTTATATGTGTATCTGTCACCTTAGCAAAACTACCGTTATAGCTGGAATTGTAAACAATGATTAGAAGCACATAAATTGTTAAGAGTTGCCAGTGGGACTACGTGTGTAAGATGCTGTAGTTGAAAGTCTGTCGGTGAACTTCCTCACACGTCCACAATACAGGTCCGATTtcactttcaaaattatttttttcttgctagtggtatAATGCTGCCCgaacacattgaaagttttcggcAACGCAATAATGAGAAATGGCTACGATTGGAAAGGAATggtccgtggcctgaattaaggcacaaccccatcATCTCCATGGCTTTCAACTGTtcgattagaacccaccatctcccgaatgcaggctcaccgCTATAcaaacctaaccgcatggccaggtGGCTCGGTTCGAAGTGAATAATCCTGTAAGGATATGTTCATTCTAACCATGCTTGAGGCCGGTATTTCAATGATCCAGTAGTAGGGTAATATGGTAGAAAAAATATCAAGCACTTATTAAAATATCATGTTAAAATGACAGCCGGTGTCTCTTACAGGAAAGTTAGATGGTTGAATTATATTATTTATGTTAACTGGTAAAGTAAGGGGCATTTATTCCCCTCTTATAGTTTAGTAAACAGATTCATCTAGCCGTCATGTGTTGATACCCTGCCTGCAGTCTGTGAGTGCTGTGACAACGTCGATGAAAAACCTGTGTAATTGAACAACGGCTGCTGAGTGTACGACCGACGGATGAGTGCTGAGTTTCGAAGTTGACAGACAGTGCACGTCATGCATGACTAAAATTGTGTAGTGAGTAATAGTCTGCCGATAAGTATGTAGCACTGGAGTATGTAAACTGCGAAAACACTGTGTGTTAGTGTGAGTAGAGCTTATAAACCGTAAAACTAGTGCGACTCTGTTTGTGTGTATTCAGAAGCGAATGAATAAAACTTAGTCGAAGTGTAAGACGCAATCTGTTGTGTCCTGTTTATCACACTGCCGGCCCATTGTATTATTCACTGGCGAACAGAAATTAAAAATCGAGACTTTATGTCACTTTAGCCAAGAACAATCAAGGGATCACTCTAGAAGAAAGGGAATGTTGTAATGAGATCATGTGAACACTTGTTTTTTTCGGACGTACTGTAGGTAACGTGATGTCATGGTCGGGACGCTGTAAAACGTAATAACGAATATATTTGCGTAAGATAATACGATAGGTATGAACACGCGCAATAGTACAATGCCTTGTTCTGTGTTGTGTGTCACTCTAGTCGCAAGGTTAAGACTAGTTGGGCAAATACGGTTCAACAGCGGGCCAATCAGAGACCACGGAGCGGGTCATGTGACTGCTGACGTCAGCAgcgtgggaaatttgaattctacGGGAAGTCAATATTGACCCCCAGTAGTGTACCCAGGCCGACTCTAACTCTGCAGTCATTAACCCGAGGTCATTGACGATtagtggattttgcataagagagcgagcctaacctcacagtcgccatcctgaGGGGCGTAACcgcactttaacggctagttgacCTTCCCGACGCCTAGgagagtgagcctaacctcacaaCCGCCATCTTGAAGgcggctatccttagttttacggaaAAATGCCATTCCCagcgtcaattgcacaagatggaggATCTTTATGAGTTCATAATCTACGCCCACGTAGTTAGAACTTgtaaaaagcacgtgaattttaactcttatacgctcagcgagccaATCTATCGGCTCGAGTGGTATTGCTAAAAAGACTCAGCATGCCGATCCATCGGCTCTGCGTTCGGATGGCTGTATCAGTACTATAATAGACTCCCAGATGTCAGGAGAAGGCAGCAACAGTAGCTTTTGGAATTAGTTTACACTTTTATGGAGAGATAGAGACTCTACGCTCATCTGTTTGAAACAAATGAAATGATAAAACCGTGTATGTTTACCGCatggcgagttgaagtgtgctgTATGCGAGTATGGTCTTgtttaagcttcaaaatacgtgttttccttcgttATATTGTTTCCTTTTTAATAGTAgtttattgtttgttatattttgtttatattcaacattCATCAGTGTTCTGCAGTgaagtttagtttaacatttcgtgttattagattttcgtgccgCGAGTGGGCCTAATTCTTTTaatggctgggccaagttctaggctaaataattccgaAGTCTTGGATTATTTAGAATATTTAGACGATTACAGTGACTTTATAGCTGAGAGTGACTCGGATTTTATAGATAGTGATGATAGTGCTCCAGAAACAACCCAAATAAATGCTCACAGTATAtctgacagtgatgatgatgatgatatggatgATGAAGATTACAGAGAGATTCTGTCACCTGAAAATCCTCTCTCTCTTCGTTTTCAATATCATGAATTATCTGGGCTCAAACACATGCCACCTCGTGAGTCTCTTCCAATAGCATACGTCCTTTTGTTTTTCACAGATTTTATTCTATCACTTATGGTGACAGAATCTAATCGATATGCCCAGCAATTCATCACAAGTAAGGGAGATAATGTTCCTGCCTCTCTAAAGAATTGGGTCAGGATCACACTGCCTGAAATGAAAGGATTTATTGCATGTCTTCTTAATATGGGTATCAACAGAAAACCAACCATTGCCTCTTACTGGTCTACATTGCCTTCCCAGTTCAACCCTTGGTTCCCTAAAATGTTTACTAAACATAGGTTCTCCCACTTGCTGCGGTTCTTTCACCTTGTAAACAATGAGGGATTGCCAGTGCCAGGAGGAACAGGATATGATCCCTGTGCAAAGTATCAACCATTAGTGGATCATGCCAACAGGGTGTTTAGGCACCACTATACACTACATCAGGAGATTAGCATTGATGAGTCTCTTGTAGGAACTAAAAATAAAACCAGCCTTCTCCAATACCTGCCCAACAAACACCACCACCGCTGGGGGACcaaattttggatgttgtgtgattCTGTTTCCAATTACTGCCTGGGTTTCTTTACCTACAGGGGTGCCAGGTCTCAAGAAGACAGAGACAATATTATAAAACATGGTCTGGGATACATTGTTGTGAAAAAGCTCCTAGTGATGGGTGGTTACCTCAACAAGGGTTATCATGTCTTTGTTGACAACTATTTCATGTCTGTACCACTTGTGCGCCGTCTATACCCTCTTGGTACATATATAACAGGAACTGTTAGGAGAAATAGGAAATATTTgcctcagaattttaaaaataaattttctgtTGGACAGAAACAGTATTTTAGGTCAGGTCCAATGTTAGCATGTGCATTCGGAGAAAAGAAGTCCCAGAAGAACACAGTCATTCTCCTATCCAGCCAAGTAATAGGCCACGAACAGGAAATTCCAGCAACCCACCTCAGACATGATTTTATACAGTTACCTTGATGAGAGGCGGACTGTACGGTACTGGAAGAAGGTGGCtttcaaggtgagtcaatcatcatttaacgattctaatgtttctagtaacttccatacattgcttccaacatctaacttagctattttctccttcaggttcaaattgaagtgggaattcatctctaaatacatcacgattttacatgatcaaagtaaacttccctggaaccacctaatatctaaaggaacaaatgtcattcacatagacagcatacaactgtaaaaagtcacttatcccggatgcacacagactaaattatgtaacgaacagccggaattttaagaattttatatcacaccaattgtatcataattttatcatatttcatgtatcaccacattaattgtatgttattttataatgtgttaaaatgtgttttagatgttttaggaatatatatcttgttttaatttgtactcaaggctgatgatggcacatagatgccgaaactagtaccatttgactatttgacatgtgattaaatcacaataaaacgtcattgtattgaataggtggaccgtgaaagaatttaattttgttgtaatcccacttcaatacggaaccaatgaagtTCATAACTATAAGAAAAACCCACAACAGTGCCTACAGCAATTCTAAACCAGCGATAATAGCATCCTATAATAAATTCATGGGTGGGATTGACACCTCAGACATGATGTTATACAGTTACCTTGATGAGAGGCGGACTGTACGGTACTGGAAGAAGGTGGCTTTCAATATCATTGCTAGAATGGTACTGAACAGCTACATTATTTATAAGGAAAACAATAAGGGACCAGGGAAAATAAAATCTAGACTGAACTATACAGTATCAATAATTGAGAGCCTAGGGGAGGAGTGGATTACCACAAAATTAAGTGCCATCCATGATCAAAGAGGACCGAAGGGGGTGAGGAAGCTTCCTGAGAAGAAGGAGTCCAACTGTGTTGTATGCAGTACTAAGGAAAAGAGGAGGAGGGCCAGAACAGCATGCACTAGGTGTAACCAGGGTCTGCATTGAGAgtgttttccaaaacacaaatgctgacaccgaaaggtacgtgtacagttctttatGTCAAAGTGCTATAAATAATGACTAAATAAGAAtaaaaaaaaacaaaattatatcatgttacaCAGGATTAattgctcttattttcagaatggcTGATCAAAAGTATCGCTAAAGAACAGACTACTTTCTTAGTATTTGAAaacgatttttattttttttgtaataTATATTCTAATTTGCAATTTTTTTGGAGTAAACTTTGCCATGAATAACTTTGGGAATTTTTTCCTAAAACTATATTTAATAATGTACTAtcgtgatttttttcaatttttatctgGGAATTCCTTTGTACGGCGATATTTTACATTTTAAcctgcataatcatgaaaaatggcctgagtgttttgggcatgacaggtgaaaatagcctgagagcaaaagggttaaattCCGTGCACTACGTAGTTAAGTTAGTGCACGTAGGACATGCTAAAAGATAGCAGTTGTCATAGTAGGCGCATAAAATTTAAAATCTATGtgctttttgacaagttctaactaCGTGGGCGTAGATTTTGAACTTCGCATGCTAACACAGCATACCATGTGagcgtgacgtcatgaccacgtccttttgtttttaaacaaagccacgtgcatggCCAAGTATTTTTGAAAGCTGTTAAggtgacagctgtcgtcttgacggacgcTAACCTCACTTCTAAGGACAATAGATcggggccggtgaccttcgatgttaggccccttaaaacaacaagcatcatcatcatcatcaaggatcatagatcatcgctaacctcaatgctgccatcttcaTGGCATTAAACATCATTGCTGCCACTTTATGCACGTCGtgacgcggaatttaaaatccacgtgcttttggcaCCTGTCAAGGTAACAGCTGTCACCTTTAACCAAGTGGGTGCGGAATTTTAAAGAGCAAAACATCGCTAACCTGACTGCTGCCGTCTTGACGGCGCTAAACCTCACTTTTGCCACCTTATGTACGTAGTggagggcaatttaaaatccacgtgctttttaacaaaaTTCTGTTACTATGTAGGTAGTAGGGTCCTGGCCATAGCTAAGGTACATCCCAGGGTTTGCTTAGAAAACCGAGTATAGGAGGGTATAACTTAAGCAGCTGTAAAGATagcatcttcctcctcctccttctctgacAGGGCATAGTTCATCCTCCTCCTCCACACTAAACGCAGTTTAACAGATAGATAGGCAGTTGCTATTTGTCGGTATTGTTATttgccggttgcagtgtaaaactatacatcatatctacctgtaaaacatctattatgtttacgtgtgatctttgtagtgtgagtttttcaagacttgacaatcttcaacgacataaagctgtaaagcataacttcgatatatacatgcaaacaatgtactgctatattcatCAGACGTGATAATCTTACACGACATGCAAATtctaaacatacactgactgacagagcaaatgcaacaccaagaaggagtggtcagaactttatgccaattgcagggtagactgacgtcactgaggtatgctcatgatgtgaaatgcgccgctgtgctgcgcacgtagcgaacgataaatgggacacggcgttggcgaatggtccacttcgtaccgtgatttctcagccgacagtcattgtagaacgtgttgtcgtgtgccacaggacacgtgtatagcgaagaatgccaggccgccgtcaacggaggcatttccagcagacaga includes:
- the LOC136863607 gene encoding piggyBac transposable element-derived protein 4-like, with product MPPRESLPIAYVLLFFTDFILSLMVTESNRYAQQFITSKGDNVPASLKNWVRITLPEMKGFIACLLNMGINRKPTIASYWSTLPSQFNPWFPKMFTKHRFSHLLRFFHLVNNEGLPVPGGTGYDPCAKYQPLVDHANRVFRHHYTLHQEISIDESLVGTKNKTSLLQYLPNKHHHRWGTKFWMLCDSVSNYCLGFFTYRGARSQEDRDNIIKHGLGYIVVKKLLVMGGYLNKGYHVFVDNYFMSVPLVRRLYPLGTYITGTVRRNRKYLPQNFKNKFSVGQKQYFRSGPMLACAFGEKKSQKNTVILLSSQVIGHEQEIPATHLRHDFSNSKPAIIASYNKFMGGIDTSDMMLYSYLDERRTVRYWKKVAFNIIARMVLNSYIIYKENNKGPGKIKSRLNYTVSIIESLGEEWITTKLSAIHDQRGPKGVRKLPEKKESNCVVCSTKEKRRRARTACTRCNQGLH